From Populus alba chromosome 16, ASM523922v2, whole genome shotgun sequence:
cattttaataattgtctgaattatctttaaatttaccgaattgattgaattatattaaattaatttttatataatttatttatttattttatattaaaaaatatattaataacatctaaatatttttttaaaggttcAGTGCGAGGGAATAATCCACAACTAAGTGGAATGTTATTCATGTCGAATGTATatgtataataattatttttttaaaaaagagaaaaatataaaaattaagggAAAATCCAACGAGAAACAAACAGCAAACAggtgaacaaaaagaaaataaaaacggGACTCACATCAAAGACAATATtaatagaaatgaaaacaaaagagcaaaaaaacgaaacagaaaaaaaaagagagctaaGTCAACTCCTTCCTTGTTAACAACAGAACGCCGTTACACTCGGGATACATACCCTCCCTTACCATCCTTAACCCTAACCACCTTAGTTTAACCCTAGTTAACTTAACTCTTTCTGTCTCTCTCAAACCCTCTCACATCGTACCCTGCTTTTGACTTGTTTCTGTTGATAGTCATTGAGCGATGTTGAAAAAGAATCAAAGAGAAAGATCCCCCCTCCCTCTGAAGCCCCTCCCTAAATAACGGCGTATCCCTTCCTTTTCTCTTCGGCATATCTGATTTTGCTTCAAACAACTATAAAGattctttttctaatattattataattattgacGAGATTATGTGGGCATTATAGAGGAATGGATAGACATTTTTGAATATTCTTACGATAAATTTTTTggaggtttttgttttgttttgaggaATGGTGGTGAAGATGATGAGGTGGCGGCCATGGCCACCTTTGATTTCGAAGAAGTATGAGGTGAGGCTTGTTGTGCGAAGGATTGAGGGTTGGGATCGAGTGCGGGAAGCCTTAGCTGTCGCACCTGGGACATCGTCAGGTGGTGACTTGAAGGACAAGTCGGAGAAATTGACGGTGGAGATTAGGTGGAAAGGGCCCAAATTGGCGTTGAGTTCATTGAGGAGGACGGTTGTGAAGAGGGATTTCACGAAAGAAGTGGAGGTTTATGGTGGCGGTGGTGAAGGGGAAAACGGTGGCGTTTTGGTGCAGTGGGATGAGGAGTTTGAGAGTTTATGTACTTTGTCTGCTCATAAAGAAAATGCGTTTCATCCCTGGGAGATCTCTTTCACTGTCTTCAatgtgagtgttttttttttccatagaaaTTTAATCTTCTTTTCAAGATCTTTTACGGGTGTTGTCTTCTTATCCATtgaaatatgattaaaaaaattgtgggTTTGCTGTAGAATCTAGGAAAATCTGTTGGCGTATGAAATGTCTAGCTTTAATAAAACTCCgggtttcatttatttttcatgaatttaaatttttcatttttggtgATTAGTTACTGTTAGTTTTTGGGTTGCTTGTAATTGAGATGAAGTggttttttaattcaagaataTAAGCATGTGaaggtttttctttatattttatttttgtgatttctttTTCGTGGGTTATTTTGGTAGTCAATTCGGGGGAACAAATGATTCTTAATTGGTCTCTAAGGGATTTAGTGGTTGGATTTAGTCAAGtaattctttctttattgtCTTGGAAAAAAGCTTGGGTATATTGGATATCTTGCAGGTTTCTTGCCTGATGGTTTCGTCATTTCAAAACCTTCTTGTTGAGGAGATTGcttgaaatggttttttatttgaccttttataaaaattgttgCTTCGATTGTTTGGATTTGTCTTTCTTGTTAACTTTGAAGGGAACTTAGCAGTTTTGTTTTCTGATTCAGGGTGTGAACCAAGGGCCCAAGAATAAGGTTCCTGGAGTTGGAACAGCAACGGTGAACCTCGCTGAATTTGCTTCTGCAGCTGAACAGAAGGAGTTTGAGTTAAGACTTCCGCTCATGGTCTCTGCTGGTGTGGCCGAGCCTCGCCCTTTGCTCTGTGTATGTTGTGCCATTGAATTTCTTCCAATGTCCATTCTTcctgattttttgaaaattatcctGCTGCATATTTAATTTGCCTCTCCTGTCTTTGCTATACGAAATCTCTgactttttctgtttttctaatgttttctcaatttttttatagtttctcATCTCAGTTTGTATGAATCTTGCAGGTATCACTCAGCTTGTTGGAGTTGAGAACTGCTCATGAGACCTCTGAGTCAGTACAGAGAGCTATAGTACCCATTCCATCTTCACCTCAATCTGGAGAAGCTGTCTCAACTGAAAAGGATGAGCTCTCTGCAATTAAAGCTGGTCTCAGAAAGGTAAAGATTTTTACTGGATATGTATCTACCAGGAGAGCAAAAAAGGCCTGTCGTGAGGAAGAAGGCAGTGAAGGCAGGTGCTCTGTTAGGAGCGAGGAGGGTGAGGATAACTATAACTATCCATTTGACTGTGAGTCACTTGATGATTTGGAGGAAGGAGAATTGGATGAGGTCAAGGAGGATTCTACAGTGAGGAAGTCATTCAGTTATGGCACACTGGCTTTTGCAAACTATGCTGGACGATCTTTTTACCCTAGTGCAAGGATAAATGCTGAAGATGAAGATTGGTTTTACTACAGCAATCGCAAGTCAGATGTGGGTTGCTTACACAGTGATGATTATACCCCATCAGTCTCTGAGCCATCTCTCTTGCAGAATTCTAAGCGCAGCATATTGTCATGGCGGAAAAGGAAGTTGAGCTTTAGGTCTCCTAAAGCTAAAGGAGAGCCATTGTTGAAGAAGGCATATGGAGAAGAAGGCGGGGATGATATTGATTTTGATCGGCGGCAGCTTAGCTCTGATGAATCTCTTGCTCTTGGCGTAAGCCATCTGTTGATTTCCTCTGCTTTCACTTTAATGCTATTTGTTTCCAATGTTGCAGTATTGAAAGTACACAAAATGAAAACATTGTTGGTCATCTTGAAGGATGGTCCAGGTTGTTTTGTGATTAATAATTCCTTTCATAATCAGATGAATTTCTATATTGAAACGACACTACCTGTTTTGCAGTGGCATAAGGCAGAGGAGGATACATATGCAAATCGATCATCAGTATCTGAATTTGGTGATGACAATTTTTCCATAGGAAGTTGGGAGAAAAAAGAAGTGATAAGCCGTGATGGACAGATGAAGCTTCAAACTGAGGTTTTCTTTGCTTCCATTGATCAGCGAAGTGAGCAGGCTGCAGGTGAGAGTGCTTGTACAGCCCTTGTTGCTATTATTGCCGACTGGTTTCAGAATAACCATGGTCTCATGCCCATTAAGTCCCAATTTGATAGTCTCATTAGAGAAGGGTCCTTGGAATGGAGAAACCTCTGTGAGAAAGAAACCTACAGGGAGTGGTTCCCTGACAAACACTTTGACCTTGAAACAGTTCTCCAAGCCAAAATTCGTTCTATTTCTGTTGTCCCTGGCAAGTCTTTTATCGGTTTTTTCCATCCAGATGGGATGGATGAAGGAAGATTTGACTTTTTGCATGGAGCCATGTCCTTTGATAACATTTGGGATGAGATAAGTCATACTGGATTGGAATGTCCAAGTGCCGGCGAACCTCAGGTCTACATTGTAAGTTGGAACGACCATTTTTTCATCCTAAAGGTTGAACCAGAAGCTTGCTACATTATTGACACATTAGGAGAGAGGCTCTATGAGGGATGCAATCAGGCCTACATTTTGAAATTTGACAGCAACACAATCATTCATAAGTTGCCAAATGCTGCGGAATCATCTGATGAGAAAACAATGGGTGATCAGCAGAATGTGCCAGCCGTCTTAGAACCCAAGGATCAGCATCAAGGGAACCTGAAGGAGGAGGCGGCTTCTACATCGGGGGCACTGGTAACCAAGCATGAAGAACCAATTACAAGCGAGGAACCATTAAAGATTGAGGAAGAAGGGGAGGTTATGTGCCAAGGAAAGGATTCTTGCAAAGCGTACATAAAGAGTTTCTTGGCTGCAATTCCAATCAGGGAACTGCAGGCAGACATCAAGAAAGGTTTAATGACATCAAAACCTCTTCATCATCGGTTGCAGATTGAATTCCACTACACCCAGTACTGGCAACCTTTGACCGAAACTCATGCCACAGAAATGTTGATATCACTACCACAGTCAGTCAATGCCTCCATAGCAGAGGCTGCTGTTTAGACACTGTAAATTTTAGGGAAGTGTGATTAGCCTAACTAAAGTTTCATTCTACAAACGGTGATCTTATGATGTGAATGATATTAACAAAGAGgacctttttcaactttttgaGGAGTTTGAATAGAAAAGGATCATGTTGTGTTTCTTCTAATCTGGTCTTCCAAATGGAGCTATCGTTTGTGCTTTCCCTTGTTTGCACATGATCTCAAGTTCCCGTACGATCCGCTGATGGCAATAATCTGACCCTTGAGATTGTTCATTAAGAAAATCGAGGCATTATTCCTTGAGATTGTTCATTTTAGGATTCTGGTTCTGTGACAACTTATTTGATCGGAGCCAATTATTCCTATCCTTGTGTGGTGTAAGCTGCTAAGAGGAACTTTTGGAGATTGGTATTCAAGGACACGAAAAGGTTCTTTGGAATGCATGTTCCttttctagattaaaaaaacccaagccTGAAGTCTCCTCTTTTAGCTACCTCAACCAACAAGTGGAGGGGAGAGGGTTTTCTATAGAATTCCTACCCCAGCTGTGCACGTTCAGGATTTACCCTTCCCATAAGCATCATTTGGATTATTCCCATGAGCAAGTTGTGGACATGTCACGTTGACAAGAAGCTCTCTTTCGGTTTGCGAAGTGAAGATTGAGATTCTTCGTTCACTTTTTTCCATATAAAAGCCTTgagattggtttttttatctgtttctttagtttttaatagtgaattgatgatgatgatgattatgattCTGATAGGTGAAGAAGATGATGTTGATCGCAatgaataatttgttttatacgTTACACTTACGCTGGGAAATTTGCAGGCCTTGGAAGACTGATTAAATGATAATGACTTGATTAGTTCATCTGCTCGCTACAGAGCCATAATCATAATGCAGAAACATGCTGCTTACAGcttttcattttcaagttcCCATTATGCAATTTGACTCAGCCGGTGACATCTTTGTTAGCCTTTCCGGTAGCAATTTTATGATCACAGAAGCAGCCTTAAGCCATGACGACAGCTCTGCAAGCCAACAGACTCTCAACCCTGGCTGGTTCAGGCCCACCATTCAAATACAGGTATTTACAAAGACAGACAAAATGAATATGAAATATAACATCATCATCAACTCAAATTTGAGCCAAGTTTCAGGCTATCAAAGGCAATTGCACATGAGGCAAGGCCCCGCTTCTATTTGACTCGGTGAAATCGGGCCTTCTTCAAGGCTGATTATTGGCTCTATAGTCGCTTACGAGCCACGATTTCTTGTAATTTCCTGCCtattttactttgaattatCCTCTGCATTTGTATAGAATAAAAATGCTTGGACAAGAGCACACCATTCAGACACTTCAAATCAGCCGAAAAGCTAGAAGTTCCGGAAGAGTCGAGCAACAACTACCAGAGTATTTAAAGCAAGAAATCAAAATTGTTTTGCTCCACTGCTTTCATGGACTGAAAGCATGAATCAAGAACTGGTAGCCTAGTTTGAAAATGCAAGAAAGCTGCATTATACGACTCATCATAAAAGGCCTTTGGCGTGAAAACCATCATGATGTCCTTCCACTTTCCTTTATCGTACCATTCTAGCTTTTGTTACCAACCAGTGACTTTTTGTTATAATCTTATGAAGAGCCATGTGCATGTTCTCCCAACCCATTATCGTTCCAAACTTATCTTGACAATGATTCAAGCTCGACTGCACAAGGCTCCACACCTGACATAAACCCACGTTGAATGGATTCTTTCCCATATTGTCATCATCCTTCCCTTTCTTGCTTCCTGAAAGCCGTGTTTCCTCATCATCCTAGAAAACAATTTTCAACCTAATCTGAAAAAAGATATTGGTAACGTATAAAGCTCCTGCTAATACCCTGTTCTAATATGGTTGCACCTCTTGTATTCTACTAGCCATCATTCCTTATGTCATCAGAACATAATAGAGTTCCTGCAGAGAATTAGCAAAAGAACCTGACTTGAAAATCACGTAACGATAAAATAGCATTACTCTTCGTATTGCATTGCATAATGCACATCTATGTCTAATGATTGTCTACgatggaaataaaaaagaagaagaagaaaagcgaGCTGAAGTTCAACAATGCATGTAAGAAGAAATGTCAATCGGATTTGCAGCAACAAACGGTCAATCCATAACTTTCTTTAGGGGACATCCAGTGCTAAAGTAATCAATATATTTCCATTTTATGACTTACAAACAGCCACTGAAatttgaatgaagaaaaatgttaGAGAAGAAAGACAAATATGACAAAAATAGGTAATGGAAGAAAATGACACAAGGATTTGTGCAGCACAAAGGGCTTTAACtgctctatatatatatcacaaccAGTACATTTGGTACTACATTTCATTAGCGCCTCCAATCTTACATATAGAACAACTAAGAGAAGCACCGGGAATTCTGTCCAAGAATTTTTCAAGTTACAAGACAGGATGTTATATAACTCGGGGAAAAGTTAGGGAAGATGGAGAATATACACGATACAGAATCAAGCAAGAGTTTAGGAAAAAGTAGCTAAACTTCAGCTGCAGATGAGGCATTTAACCAATCCATTTTCATTACATTCAGGGCATCTAATGTATGTCTCATCATTCTGATCATCTGCAAAGACCTTACGACTGCCATTACAATCGGAGCAAACTATGAATCGTATGTTACCGCAACCAGTGCAAGGGCAATTAGACAGATTGAGTGGTATACCTGCCAAGAGATTCTTAAGCTTACCTTGCTCATGCAAACCAGTCACTTCATCAGCCCCTCCTATGTACCTTCCCTTTATGAAAAGCCTTGGAGGAATCACCCTGCCACCCATTATCCTCCATAGTTCCTCCCTGAATTCCAAGTGCAACGAAACATCTCTCTCGTGGAATATTACTTTaaaactttccaacaaaaacCGAATAGCATGACAATCCTCAAATGTCTTTCTTATACTTCTCAAGCTTGTTGTGTAGAGGATCACAGCCTGACTTCCTCCAGGAAGAGATTTCTCTTCAAAATCTGAAAGAGATGGGTGTCCTTCAATCTCTTTCTCAGCTTCATTTCCCGTGTGTTGCTCCACGTTGATATCTGTAGAGACTGGGGCCTCAGGACTGTCCATGACAGATAATCTGTCATTGGATACTATGGAGGGTGTGATGTTCACCTTGTCGAAGAGATTAATTTCCAAGTCCAGTTCTTCATCTTTGGATTCTGATTTTTGCTTTGACACACCAAAATTACCAGATAGCTAGACTGTCTTTCTTGTGATCCTTTTGTATGTAAACTGGTGGTATCTGCAAGTTCTGATCGGAAAAGTTTTCTGAGGAGTTCAGATGGGAAACTAGACCTTGTTTCAGTGTGCTTATACTTGGaatgaaattcaatttctttagGAATCTTCCCTTCActgatttcatttcttttgcttgttttctcACGAAATGGATGGCATGTGATCACAACCAGTTGAAGAGGCAAGGCTGAGTTTTGTTTGAGGATGACTTAAGAGAGACCGGAGGACATGGGGCAGCAGTAGAGGGTTCTCTTCTGGTTTCCGATGGCACAAAAGCAAAAAGCTGAAAACCTTTGTGTGTGTAGTGGATTGCTTTTTGAGGTTGTGAATTGATTACTGCACAGATTGTGGGGGCGAGGTGGTGTCCAAGGCAACCCTTTTATCGGAGGGGGCATACCCTTTATCAACAATTTGGTGTCTCGTCATGGTATGAGGAGCAAGGCCTCCGAAAATGTATAAATTGAtgtgcttttcatttcaaaCCACTGGATGATAAAGGCAGCTTCGCATGCACGGTTTGATAGGTGGCGGAGCACCACTGCAGAAAGTTCTGAAGGAGCAGAATTGAACCCATGCAGGCATGGCGTGCCAAAAGTCATGTTCAATTTCCAGGAAAACCATGTTCAAGTAATGAGCTTTAATTCCTTACCCTTTTAGCTCTCTCGGCAATTGATTAACCTTCCAACTCAGaacccaagaaaagaaaagaaaaaactgaaaaagcactaaaataaaagacaatGAAGGGTAGAAGAATGCTCTTGCgctgttagagagagagagagagatgtgatGCATACTccaaaactacaaaaatatactataaaactataaaatgatAACTTGCATTACTATATCCTTTACTAGTCAAAAGCTACAAAATGCAATATGGAATTATAAAATGGAAGTACAAGTCTACCAATTACTAGTATAATTTCTGTTAGTTTAAAATGCTTGTTTATCGGTTGATTACAgtagtattattatattttatataaatatatatttatttttaataaatacttaatttatttttaatatataatattaaattaatgaatataatatttaatttatggatataaaataaagacaaaatctataaaaaaaatattttataaagaaaattataaagttattataattataagatttttatagcaTTAAAGTATTGTTACTAAAATGTTATTGGTCGATATTCTCTTAAATACTGAAAATTTATTAGAGTCGTAAAGACTGatgcatattatatttttatatatataaaaagaagcaattatttatataaactgAGGTATAAGAGATacctaaaactaatatatagatacttgttataaaatatatacattgaactatctagttttttcttaaaactctTTACATGGCTGGCCCTAAAGAACCCTTTTTCTTTCTAACTTTATCTCTATTCTCACTATAATTTACAGTACCAatacatttattatttattcactAACCCAAAAACACAACAATTTAACAATTCTCACACTTAATCTAAAAACTTCTTAAATCAAAgtagattaaaattaaactacaacttaccaaaataattaaagtaatcTCCATTCATCATCTTCATATCAATACACATTTAAtacatatcataaaaaaacattcaaatcaattaaaccaaaccaattcattttttcttcactAAACCAAAAACACAACAATTTAACAATTCTCACACTTAATCTAAAAACTTCTTAAATCAaagtacattaaaattaaattacaacttaccaaaataattaaagtaatcTCCATTCATCATCTTCGTATCAATACACAtttaatacatattataaacaaacattcaaatcaattaaacaaaattgcACCCCCCCCCCTCACTAGCCCTACCACCCCCACAAAACACCAAATTTCTTTTATCATTATTCAAGATTTTGAGATATTCATAACCTATTTCATCCCCATTGAATCTATTAAAATcagtttcatatttttcattaaagaacCCTAAATCAAAGTTTGggaatttttatatcaaaattcatCTGactttattttaactaattGGATTAATAGACTAAAATGCTTTACTAGTAGATTTGTATGCTTCAAATGCCTTCTCGGTGAATATCTACCACCTCatctttttcttccttcaatTTTCTTAGTTTCTCTCTAAGCTCCACTTTTTCTAACTTGATTTTTCTCAAAACCTCCTATTCTAAGTAGATTTGGAGTAGTTTTTCTAGTAAAAGTTCCTCTTAACACTTTCTAATCCTCAAATTTGAAAAAGGGCACCAAGTTTTGCAagagaaaattaataatttgtgtCCCTTCTCTTTTAAGGCCTGTCAACATGAACAATGCCAATGAGAAaagatttttgataaaattacgaCAATGCTATAAATGAgtcaatttgttgttttttgtatttttgtcaaaccattaatattcttaaaaggCCTTCTTAAACTCTAATTGCCTTGAAAtttcaactcaaaataaaacaatatgtcATAAGATTTCTCATGAAattttagcccgatccaactATTAAATTGAAAGTTATGTTTGATATCATAAAACTAGACAATAAATAACTTTCAcgtcaaaattataatttgcatACTATTTCATTTACTTAAATTATCAAGATTTTCAAACTAATTCATTGAAGACTttcatccatattaataataaaaatatttcccTCATATTTCCTCCCATTTTGGTTAAAACTACGAGATTGTACGTGAAACTTATACCAatggttaatgttttttttttaatgtataaagttaaacattaatttatttggattttccttctatttattataaatattctcaccccaattttacaaaaattattccttgaaaataattattttaccttATCAGGAAGTTTAAGCGATTTAtcactaattaatattttgcatactgattttattattttattccatCTAAGAAATTTAAGTTACTTTAATAAGGATGTTCGTCCCAAGTTACAATAATTCTCATTCTAATTTATCATTTCTTAATTAGAAATTACCCTATTTAACACCAACTTACTGATTTTTTAGCCGATGGTTTACAATTATGATACAATGAAATGCACTTACAacactgtcttattttttttattatatatattatatatgttagaAATTAACTTGGAACCCTACAAGTCtttattaacatatatgattctcattttattttattatacgtaaatattgatattttgattcacatttataaaaaaaactcattaacaaCACTTATATATTCATTATTttgtgttgaaatttttttttttatatcaaacctACAATGAAGCaaatcgatatatatatattggcacAAATAGATTTCAACTTATtgcataaactttttaatttataattataatttttcttgtcaAAAGATGCTTTCAAAaagcttgtatatttttttagctgaaaaaaatttatccacCTTGCCGCAAAGAGCCAGTCAAATACTAACTCGATAGAAAATGGATTTCTCAtagattagataaaaaataaaaaataaaaaaaaatttgaatgtaACAGCATTGAAAAACAGAAATACTTCAATAAACTTGTTTGAATATCTTGATGGAATAATGTGCCTGTGCCTGTGGCCACAGCCGGTCATGGCAAACCCTAGCTAATTATGTGGGAAAAAAAGTAccattaattatattgttttatgatcaaaatcaaaatcatgggTAATACTGAAACACAAACTTTTGAGTGGAAACCCCGTGACCCCCTCTCACCTGTGCTTTCATATTATTCATCCATAACCGACTGGATTTTCCTAGTGAACCAGCCATTTTGCATAAAATATGTGGTTGATCATTCAATGatcaaaacatttttgtttCTCCCTCCTACATTTGTGCACAATGGCATAGGTTTTGACTCTGATCATCTTGAAACGACATCGCCCCAGAGTTTAAGCCTGCGTGTTGCTTCAAAGGGCACATAATGGGCATTGATATATTCTCAGCAAGGAAGCTCTAGCATTGAACATTGTCTCAATAAAATGGAGCTTAATTGCAAATAACACAATACCACATGGAATATGTGGGTAGCTGAAAGTACAAGTAATGAAGGTTCTTTTACATGCTATTTGTACACTGATGGTGTGCTTAGACCAAGAGGCAACCCTCCAAGGCACCTAAATATCAGTAACAGATGATGCAGAACCAATGTGAAAACCAAAGGAAATGCAAGTAAGTTCATCTCCTTCTCCATCAATCATCTTCATAGTAAGAGAGTATGAACCCTGCAAATGATAAGCATTGCCATAGATATCATTAAGGCAGCAGGTAAATGTAAATTCTTTCATCTCACTATCTTGATTCcactataaatttaaatcagtgATTCAAAGTAGGGACCTCCATACAACAACCATTCAGAATCAAACACTCAGCAATTcaaatgagaaaagaaacagGCTGGGGCAGTCTTTCCTCCATATGTTGCACCATTCAAAAGAAGAATAACAGAAAAATGAGAAAGGTGAAGGTGGAGTAGAGATAGATTCAAGCACGAGCATGGATATCATGATGATAAATTCTTCAttagaaacaaacaaataagtTGGATTTGATTCACAGAAAATTAACATTATTGTCATTAAACTAGATGTACTTCTTGAAAACAATAATTATGTGGAGCAAAAACATCTATTCCTCGCTGATAGCAGCTGTGATAGTGTTGTTCAGATTTCTGCACAGTAATACCCTATCACCAACTTATAAGTTGGATTTGATTCAcagaaaaataacattattgttATTTCGAAGAATAATACCCCATCTCAAAGAGTGCTTTGGAGTAACTGATCACTGACCAATGCACCACCCACAAGCAACACTGATTGGTAGAAAAAAATGACTCACTGCACAACTCACCATTTTGCTCCAGAAAACAAGGATGAGTCTTGTAACATCTAATGaagattttaaaacatgagGTTGCATGAAAAATTAGGCACATATCATTACACAAGACAAGATGAGTTACTAAACCATTTAATCCCAAAACTAAGATTGCTCATTTAGAAAAATGGGCAACCGAGATTTCTCAAAAACGA
This genomic window contains:
- the LOC118050654 gene encoding uncharacterized protein, with protein sequence MVVKMMRWRPWPPLISKKYEVRLVVRRIEGWDRVREALAVAPGTSSGGDLKDKSEKLTVEIRWKGPKLALSSLRRTVVKRDFTKEVEVYGGGGEGENGGVLVQWDEEFESLCTLSAHKENAFHPWEISFTVFNGVNQGPKNKVPGVGTATVNLAEFASAAEQKEFELRLPLMVSAGVAEPRPLLCVSLSLLELRTAHETSESVQRAIVPIPSSPQSGEAVSTEKDELSAIKAGLRKVKIFTGYVSTRRAKKACREEEGSEGRCSVRSEEGEDNYNYPFDCESLDDLEEGELDEVKEDSTVRKSFSYGTLAFANYAGRSFYPSARINAEDEDWFYYSNRKSDVGCLHSDDYTPSVSEPSLLQNSKRSILSWRKRKLSFRSPKAKGEPLLKKAYGEEGGDDIDFDRRQLSSDESLALGWHKAEEDTYANRSSVSEFGDDNFSIGSWEKKEVISRDGQMKLQTEVFFASIDQRSEQAAGESACTALVAIIADWFQNNHGLMPIKSQFDSLIREGSLEWRNLCEKETYREWFPDKHFDLETVLQAKIRSISVVPGKSFIGFFHPDGMDEGRFDFLHGAMSFDNIWDEISHTGLECPSAGEPQVYIVSWNDHFFILKVEPEACYIIDTLGERLYEGCNQAYILKFDSNTIIHKLPNAAESSDEKTMGDQQNVPAVLEPKDQHQGNLKEEAASTSGALVTKHEEPITSEEPLKIEEEGEVMCQGKDSCKAYIKSFLAAIPIRELQADIKKGLMTSKPLHHRLQIEFHYTQYWQPLTETHATEMLISLPQSVNASIAEAAV